Within Thermus sp. CCB_US3_UF1, the genomic segment TACCTGCCCGAGCTGGAAAGCCCCGAGGTGCTGGAAGAACGCCTGGCGGGCTTGGGGTTTGAAACGGACCGCATGGAACGGGTCTTCGCCCTCCCCGAGGGAGTGGTCTTCGCCCGGGTCCTCGAGGCCACCCCCATCCCCGGCACCGCCCTCAAGCGCCTGGTCCTGGACGCGGGGAGGGTGGTGGAGGTGGTCTCGGGGGCGGAAAACGCCCGGGCCGGGATCGGGGTGGCCCTGGCCCTCCCGGGGACCGAGGTAGGGGGGGTTCGCATTGGGGAACGGGTCCTCCAGGGGGTGCGCTCCTTCGGCATGGCCCTCTCCCCCAAGGAGCTCGGGGTGGGGGAGTACGGCGGGGGGCTTTTGGAGTTCCCCCCTGGGGAGCTTCCCCCCGGCACCCCCCTGGCCGAGGCCTGGCCCGAGGAGATGGTGCTGGACCTGGAGGTCACCCCCAACCGCCCCGACGCCCTGGGCCTCTTGGGCCTGGCCTACGATCTCCACGCCCTGGGCTACGCCCTGGAGCTTCCCCAGGTGGCCCTGGCCACCGAGGAGGTACCCCTGCCCTTCGGCCTCCAGGTGGAGGACCCCGTGGGGGCCCCCCGCTTCACCCTGGCCTACGCCTTTGGCCTCCGGGTGGGGCCGAGCCCCCTCTGGCTCCAGCACCGCCTCTTCGCCGCGGGGATGCGCCCCATCAGCAACGTGGTGGACGTGACCAACTACGCCATGCTGGAACTGGCCCAGCCCATGCACGCCTTTGACCTGCGCTTCCTGGGGGAGGGCATCCGGGTGCGGCGGGCCAGGCCCGGAGAACGCCTCCGCACCCTGGACGGGGTGGAACGGGAACTCCACCCCGAGGACCTGGTCATCGCGGGGTACCGGGGGGAGGAGAGCTTCCCCTTGGGCCTTGCCGGGGTCATGGGCGGGGCAGAAAGCGAGGTGCGGGAGGATACCGAGGCCATCGCCCTGGAGGTGGCCCTTTTTGACCCGGTCTCCATCCGCAAGACCGCCCGGCGGCACGGCCTGCGCACCGAGGCCAGCCACCGCTTTGAGCGGGGGGTGGACCCCTTGGGGCAGATTCCCGCCCAGAGGCGGGCCCTGGCCCTCCTCCAGGCCCTGGCCGGGGCCCGGGTGGCCTCGAGGATCCTGGAGGCCGGAACCCCCAAGCCCCCCGAGCCCATCCCCTTCCGCCCCGAGTACGCCAACCGCCTCCTGGGCACCGCCTACCCCGAGGGGGAGCAGCTCGCCCTCCTCCGGCGCCTGGGCTGCCGGGTGGAGGGGGAGGGCCCCTACCGGGTCACTCCGCCAAGCCGCCGCGTGGACCTCCGGCTGGAGGAGGACCTGGTGGAGGAGGTGGCCCGGCTCATGGGCTACGAGACCATCCCCCTGGCCCTTCCCGCCTTCTTCCCCGCCCCCGACAACCGGGGGGTGGAAGGCCCCTACCGGGCGGAACGCCGCCTGCGGGAGCTCCTGGCCGGGATGGGCTTCCAGGAGGTCTACACCTACAGCTTCAGCGACCCCAAGGAGGCCGAGGTCTTCCGCCTGCCCCCGCCCCCCTTGCGCCTGCACAACCCCTTGAGCCCGGAGAGGGCCGCCCTAAGGACCCACCTCTTCCCCGGCCTCCTCAAGGTTCTGAAGGAGAACCTGGCCCTGGACCGGCCCGAGCGGGCCCTTCTCTTTGAGGTGGGCCGGGTCTACGGGGTGAGGGAGGGCCGGGTGGAGGAGAAGACCCACCTGGCGGGCCTTCTCTTCGGCGAGGGCCTGGGCCTGCCCCACGGGGAGAAGCTTGGGGGGTTTCCCCTTCTCAAGGGGCTTCTGGAGACCTTGGCCGCCCGGCTGGGCCTAAAGCTCCGGGTGGAGGCCCACCCCTACCCCTTCCTCCACCCCGGGATCTCGGGGAAGGTGTGGCTAGAGGGGGGGGAGGTGGGCTTCCTGGGCCAGCTCCACCCCGAGGTGGGCCGGGCCCTGGAGCTTCCCCCGGTCTGGCTCTTTGAGCTCAGCCTGCCCCTGCCGGAAAAGGCCTTCCGCTTCCAAGACCCGTCCCGCTACCCCCTGGCCCTGCGGGACCTGGCGGTGGTGGTGCCGGAGGAGGTGCCTTACGGGGCCGTGGAGGCGGTGGTCCGCCAGGCCGCGGGGCCCTACCTGGAAAGCCTCCGCCTCTTTGACCTTTACCAAGGCCCCCCCCTCCAGGAAGGGCAGAAAAGCCTGGCCTTCCACCTGCGCTTCCGCCACCCCGCGGGCACCCTCACGGACGAGGAGGTGGACGCCTTCCTGGAAGGGGTGGTTTCGGCCCTGCGGGCCCGGGGCTGGAGCATCCGGGGGTAGACTGGGGCATGCTCACCTGGGTGGACCTTCTCGCCCTTTTTAGCCTGGCCCTGGGGCTGGCCCTGGGCTACCGGGGTGGGGTGGCCCTGGCCTTCGCCGGGGGCGGGGTCCTCCTCTACCTCCTCCTGGCCCAGGTGGGGCTTTCCGGGCCGGGCTGGGCCTTGGGGCTTGGCCTTCTCCTGGGGGTCTTGGGCAAGAGCCTGCCCTTGCCCCCCCTCTCCCGGGGCCTCGAGGCCCTCCTCGGCCTCCTGGGGGGGCTTTGCCTCGGCCTTTTCTTGGCCCTGGCCCTTTGGACCGGCTACCCCTGGGAGCGGACCGCCGCCGGGGGGCTCCGCTACCCCGCGGCCAGCCTGCCCACCCCCATCTACGAGGGGGTGGGGCAAAGCCCCTTTGCCCGGGAGGCCTTCCGCCTGGCCTGGCAGACCCCCTGGCTGCGCAAGGCCCTGGGGCTAGAGGGCCAGAACCCGCGATAGGCCCAAAAGGGAGCGGCGGATGTCCTTGCGGCGCTCCACCGCCTCCTTCAGGGGGGTGAACTCCACCTCCCCCTCCACCTCCCCCACCATGACCCCGCTCGCCCCCGCGGCCAGGGCCTCCACCGCCGCCGCCCCCAGGCGGCTGGCCAGGATCCGGTCCTTGGCCGTGGGGCTTCCCCCCCGCTGGATGTGGCCCAGGACCGTGACCCGGGCCTCCACCCGCACGTGCTCCCGGATAGCGGCCAAAAGCCCCGCCGCCCCCCCGGGGTAAGCCCCTTCCGCCACCACCACGATGGAGCTGGTCTTGCCCCGGCGCTGGGACTCCAGGAGCCCCTCGGCGATGGCCTTGGGGTCCACGGGCTCCTCAGGGAGGGCGATCACCTCGGCCCCTCCCGCCAGGCCCACGTCCAGGGCGATGAAGCCCGAGTCCCGCCCCATGACCTCAATGAGGAAGACCCGCTCGTGGCTTGCGGCGGTGTCGCGGATGCGGTCAATGGCCTCCAGGGCCGTGTTCACCGCGGTGTCAAAGCCGATGGTGTAGTCGGTGCCGAAAAGGTCGTTGTCAATGGTGCCCGGCACCCCCACCACGGGAATCCGGTGCTCCTCGGCCAGGCGCATGGCCCCGCGGAAGGTGCCGTCGCCCCCGATGGCCACCAGGCCCTCAATCCCCGCCGCCCTCAGCCTCTCCGCCGCCTTGGCCCGCCCCTCCTCCGTCAAAAACTCCTGGCTCCTGGCGGTGAGGAGGATGGTGCCCCCCCGCTGCAGGATGTTGGCCACGTCCCGCACCCCCAAGGGAAGCATCTCCCCGTGGATCATGCCGGCGTAGCCCCGGCGGATGCCCATGACCTCGAGGCCCAAGGCGTAGGCCTGGCGCACCACCGCCCGGATGGCGGCGTTCATGCCCGGCGCGTCGCCGCCGCTGGTGAAAACCCCTATGCGCTTCATTCCTCCTCCATGGTTTCTGAAGACGCCAAAGAAAGCCGGTAGGCCTCGTTCCGGGGTACCCCCCGCTCCAGGAGGGCCCGGAAGAGGGCCTTGCCCCTAAGCCCCTGGGCCCTTAGGGCCTGGGCCAGCCCCTGGCCCTCGGGGAGGGGGGCCTCCTTGGGTCCCAGGACCAGGACGAACTCCCCCCTGGGCTCGCCAAAGTGGGCCAGGGCCTCCTCCAGACTCCCCCGGAAGACCTCCTCGTGCACCTTGGAGAGCTCCCGGGCCACGGCCACGGGGTGGCGGGGCCCGTACACCTCCCGCAGGTCCTCCAGGGTCTTGCGCAGGCGGTGGGGGCTTTCGTAGAGCACCGCCGTCCTCCCTTCCCGCGCCAGGGCCCAAAGCCGCTCCCGGCGCTCCTTTCCCCCCTTGGGCAGGAAGCCCTCAAAGGTGAAGCGGTGGGTGGGCAGGCCCGAGGCCACCAGGGCGGGGATGAGGGCCGTGGGGCCGGGAAGCGCTTCCACCCGCCAGCCCCATTCTAAGGCCATACGGACCAGCTCCGCCCCGGGATCGGAGATCCCCGGGGTACCGGCGTCGGTGGCGTAGGCCACGTGGGCGTACGGGGCCAGGAGCTCCTTGGCCCGGCCCAGGGTGTGCTGGTCCAGGCGCAGGGTGGGCGTGGGGATGCCGTAGTGGCGGAGGAGAAGCCCGGTGCGCCGCGTGTCCTCGCAGGCCACCACCTCCGCCTCCCTTAGGGCCCTTAGGGCCCGCAGGGTGATGTCCTCCAGGTTGCCGATGGGGGTGGGGACCAGGACCAGGCGCACGCTAGAGGAGGAGGGGGCGGAGGAGGTCCTGCACCGCGCGGAAGGGGAACTCGTAGACCGAGCCGGAGGGGAGGGTGAACTCCAAGAGGTCCTCCGCCCCGGGGAAGAGGATGCGCCGCAGGGCCAAGGGGCCCTGGTCGCTTTCCAGGTGCACCGTCAGGTAATCGGGCTCCAGGTTGGGCTCGTCCTCGGCCTCCTTGGGGGGCTCCTCCCCCAGGCCCTCCTCTAGGCGGCGCAAGGCCTCCAGGAGTTCAGCCTTGGAGAGGCGCACCTCCTCCTCCAGGGCCCCGTCGGAAAGGACCAGGACCGCCTCCTCGCCCTCGCCATAGGCGGAAAGCCCCCAAAGGGCCTCGGCCTCGCCCTCCTCGCGGGCCTCCACCAGCTCCAGGCTGCCGTCGGAAAGGATGCGGAGCAGGGCGCCGCACGCCTCGCAGTCCACCAGCTCCCCCGCCTCGTACCCTTCCCGCTCCAGGGGTTCCCCGCAAACCGGGCAGACCATAAGGGCTCCTCCGGGGCCATTGTACAGGCAAAAGGCTTCAGGCCCCGTAGCGGGCGATGCAGGCCCGGACCTCTTCCAAGGCGGCCTGCCGGTCGCGCCAGCCCGTCACCTTGACCCACTTCCCCTTCTTGGCCTCGAGGGCCTTGTAGGTCTCAAAGAAGTGCTGGATCTCCTGCTTTACCCCCTCGGGCACGTCGGCGATGTCTTGGATGTGGTCTAAGCGCTGGTCCTCGGCCACCACCCCGATCACCTTGGCATCTCCCCCCTTCTCGTCCTCCATGAGGAGGAGGCCCACCACCCGCACCTCCACCACCACCCCGGGCAGGAGGGGGTAGGTGGAGAGGACAAGGCCGTCCAGGGGGTCCCCGTCCTCGGCCAGGGTGGAGGGGATGAAGCCATAGTCCCCGGGGTAGAACTGGGCTCCGGGGAGAACCCGGTCCAGCTTGATCACCCCCAGCTCGGGGTCGTACTCGTACTTGTTCCCGGAACCCCGGGGGACCTCGATGACCATGTGGACCACTTCCGGCGCGCCTTTGCCCACGGGAAGGCTCTTCAGGTTCGCCATAGCCCCCCCATTATACGAGGACCTCCGGAAGATCGCTCACCAAAGCGTCCACCCCCCAAGCCGCCAGGGCCTCGGCCCTCGGGCGCGCGTTCACCGTCCAGGCCAGGATGCGGTACCTCCCCTTGAGGGCCTTCACCCGCTCCTCGGTGAGCAAGGAGGCCTCGGGGTGCAGCCACTCCACCCCCAGGCAGGGGGCCAGGGCCTCGGCCTCCGGGCGCTGGTAGAGGAGGCCCAAGGGGCCCACCCCCAGCCGCCTCAGCCGCACCAGGGCCAGGGGGTCAAAGGAGCTCACCCAGATCCGCTCCGAGGGATAACGGGCAAGGAGCCCGGCCAAGGCCTCCTCCCGGCCATCCGTCTCCGGGGGCAGGCTCTTGAGCTCCACGTTGATCCAAGCCCCGGGAAAGGCCTCGAGCACCTCCTCCAGGGTGGGCACGTAGGCGGGAAGCTCCCTACGGGTGAGGGAGGCCAAGGGAACCCCCCCCAGGGCAAAATCGTGGAACACCACCAGGACCCCATCCCGGGTGAGGTGCACGTCCAGTTCAAACCCGTCCAGGCCCGCCTCCAAGGCTTTCCTAAAGGATTCCAGGGTATTCTCCCGCGCCCTCTTGGGGGCGCCGCGGTGGCCTAAGCGCAGGGGCACGGGCCGAGTATACAATGGGGTCATGGGCAAGTATGAAGCGGCCTTTTCCCGCCTGGGGGAGCGGGCCCTGGCCCAGCTGGAGGGCCCGGGAGGATTTTTGGCCGTTACCGAAACCCATCTGATCCTGGTGGACGAGGAGGGCGTGAAGCGCCTGGAACTGGCCCGCATCCGCCGGGTGGGGCGGGGGGAGGCGGGCACCCTGGCGGTCCAGGGGGAGGCCGAGGCCCTGGCCATCCCCCTCAAGGCCTTTCCCCTGGAGGAGCTCAAGGCCTTCCTGGAGGGGCTGAAGCCCCACGTGGCCCGGGCCCGGAAGGCCACGGCCACCCCGCCCCCAAGGGGGGAAGCGCCCCCGCGGCCAGCCCCCCCGCCGCCGAGCCCGGCCCCAACCCCCAGGGAGGAGGCCTCGAGGCCTTCCCTCTGGGAGGAGGAACCCCCCCCCAAGCGGGCCTCCGTGGAGCTGGC encodes:
- the pfkA gene encoding 6-phosphofructokinase → MKRIGVFTSGGDAPGMNAAIRAVVRQAYALGLEVMGIRRGYAGMIHGEMLPLGVRDVANILQRGGTILLTARSQEFLTEEGRAKAAERLRAAGIEGLVAIGGDGTFRGAMRLAEEHRIPVVGVPGTIDNDLFGTDYTIGFDTAVNTALEAIDRIRDTAASHERVFLIEVMGRDSGFIALDVGLAGGAEVIALPEEPVDPKAIAEGLLESQRRGKTSSIVVVAEGAYPGGAAGLLAAIREHVRVEARVTVLGHIQRGGSPTAKDRILASRLGAAAVEALAAGASGVMVGEVEGEVEFTPLKEAVERRKDIRRSLLGLSRVLAL
- a CDS encoding glycerophosphodiester phosphodiesterase: MPLRLGHRGAPKRARENTLESFRKALEAGLDGFELDVHLTRDGVLVVFHDFALGGVPLASLTRRELPAYVPTLEEVLEAFPGAWINVELKSLPPETDGREEALAGLLARYPSERIWVSSFDPLALVRLRRLGVGPLGLLYQRPEAEALAPCLGVEWLHPEASLLTEERVKALKGRYRILAWTVNARPRAEALAAWGVDALVSDLPEVLV
- the pheT gene encoding phenylalanine--tRNA ligase subunit beta, with translation MRVPFSWLKAYLPELESPEVLEERLAGLGFETDRMERVFALPEGVVFARVLEATPIPGTALKRLVLDAGRVVEVVSGAENARAGIGVALALPGTEVGGVRIGERVLQGVRSFGMALSPKELGVGEYGGGLLEFPPGELPPGTPLAEAWPEEMVLDLEVTPNRPDALGLLGLAYDLHALGYALELPQVALATEEVPLPFGLQVEDPVGAPRFTLAYAFGLRVGPSPLWLQHRLFAAGMRPISNVVDVTNYAMLELAQPMHAFDLRFLGEGIRVRRARPGERLRTLDGVERELHPEDLVIAGYRGEESFPLGLAGVMGGAESEVREDTEAIALEVALFDPVSIRKTARRHGLRTEASHRFERGVDPLGQIPAQRRALALLQALAGARVASRILEAGTPKPPEPIPFRPEYANRLLGTAYPEGEQLALLRRLGCRVEGEGPYRVTPPSRRVDLRLEEDLVEEVARLMGYETIPLALPAFFPAPDNRGVEGPYRAERRLRELLAGMGFQEVYTYSFSDPKEAEVFRLPPPPLRLHNPLSPERAALRTHLFPGLLKVLKENLALDRPERALLFEVGRVYGVREGRVEEKTHLAGLLFGEGLGLPHGEKLGGFPLLKGLLETLAARLGLKLRVEAHPYPFLHPGISGKVWLEGGEVGFLGQLHPEVGRALELPPVWLFELSLPLPEKAFRFQDPSRYPLALRDLAVVVPEEVPYGAVEAVVRQAAGPYLESLRLFDLYQGPPLQEGQKSLAFHLRFRHPAGTLTDEEVDAFLEGVVSALRARGWSIRG
- the rsmI gene encoding 16S rRNA (cytidine(1402)-2'-O)-methyltransferase, which codes for MRLVLVPTPIGNLEDITLRALRALREAEVVACEDTRRTGLLLRHYGIPTPTLRLDQHTLGRAKELLAPYAHVAYATDAGTPGISDPGAELVRMALEWGWRVEALPGPTALIPALVASGLPTHRFTFEGFLPKGGKERRERLWALAREGRTAVLYESPHRLRKTLEDLREVYGPRHPVAVARELSKVHEEVFRGSLEEALAHFGEPRGEFVLVLGPKEAPLPEGQGLAQALRAQGLRGKALFRALLERGVPRNEAYRLSLASSETMEEE
- a CDS encoding inorganic diphosphatase; the protein is MANLKSLPVGKGAPEVVHMVIEVPRGSGNKYEYDPELGVIKLDRVLPGAQFYPGDYGFIPSTLAEDGDPLDGLVLSTYPLLPGVVVEVRVVGLLLMEDEKGGDAKVIGVVAEDQRLDHIQDIADVPEGVKQEIQHFFETYKALEAKKGKWVKVTGWRDRQAALEEVRACIARYGA